In Pseudodesulfovibrio sp. S3, a genomic segment contains:
- a CDS encoding ABC transporter ATP-binding protein, producing the protein MHRSTNLKMDSLMPHPNDNKRITKTSLYSWVLYKNISLQLMVVGIIVVTVAMRVLPLEMQKRIINEAIGMKDIPALWRYCALYIGAVTLAGMLKFAINLMQVHIGEKALKIIRERLYEHLLSLPIQFYRRTSPGNVISYLITEFIPVASFIGQAVAVPAVNILTFLAMAWYMIHLNPTIGLISISIYPIELFVLPRIQKYFRRSNRRRIKHTQALSGLVGEAVSGVHEVHSNASIPLEKKRFVTILDKLYKATVMQNGIKFGIKFINNFFMSLGPFVLFLIGGYYAIQGHFDVGAIVAFLSAYEKLYDPWKELMEFWQVYQDSSVRYGQIMRAFDHTPEFKQYTEGREPYVLDNDVEIRNLSFVIGGNIRLLDNVSLKVKGGEHVALVGFSGSGKSTLALCVAQLYKYTSGSIMVGGREVSELTKQDISYNLGMVAQHPFIFDGSVKENLLYSCRSLAMQGGSCPGGEPGLDDLIKISQQVGLFTDVLAFALRSRLDEENPNEALMDAILASRQEFQEGQDGMYADVAEHIEFFDMDTYSQYMTVAENIAFGAANTEQFDQEHLHAHPRFMEFLEGHGLQAHLVVLGETLARVVTDEMGPEPVHEMFVNCPIPEAEYGEYQKVANRLDSGEPLSEHEKGLILKLAMAYIPGVHKQVDLDKGFANRVVRSRQDFMDAVAAEYPDAFTFFTHDKYINSLNIQDNILFGRVRTEAQGAQDEINHRIMQALIMQGALEPVAEMGLNFQVGSMGDRLSGGQRQKVALARTFLKVPPVLILDEATAALDNKSQSRVQNILTDNWKGKSTVLAVIHRLDMLPYYDKVVVLKAGRIMEQGGYHELLEKKGALYTLIHGKED; encoded by the coding sequence GTGCACAGATCAACCAACCTGAAAATGGACAGCCTCATGCCGCATCCCAACGACAACAAACGCATCACGAAAACATCCCTCTACTCCTGGGTTCTCTATAAAAACATCTCCCTCCAGCTCATGGTGGTGGGAATCATCGTGGTCACCGTGGCCATGCGCGTCCTCCCGCTCGAGATGCAAAAGAGGATCATCAACGAAGCCATCGGCATGAAGGACATCCCTGCCCTGTGGCGTTACTGCGCCCTGTACATCGGGGCCGTCACCCTGGCCGGGATGCTCAAATTCGCCATCAACCTGATGCAGGTACACATCGGCGAGAAAGCGCTCAAGATCATCAGGGAGCGACTATACGAGCACCTGCTCTCCCTGCCGATCCAGTTCTACCGCCGCACCTCCCCGGGCAACGTCATCTCCTATCTCATCACCGAATTCATCCCTGTGGCCTCGTTCATCGGCCAGGCAGTGGCCGTGCCCGCAGTCAACATACTGACCTTCCTGGCCATGGCCTGGTACATGATCCACCTGAATCCGACCATCGGCCTCATATCCATATCCATCTATCCGATTGAACTGTTCGTGCTTCCGCGCATCCAGAAGTATTTCCGCCGGTCCAACCGGCGCCGCATCAAGCACACCCAGGCCCTTTCCGGGCTGGTGGGCGAAGCCGTGTCCGGCGTGCATGAGGTCCATTCCAACGCCTCCATTCCGCTGGAAAAGAAACGGTTCGTCACCATCCTCGACAAGCTCTACAAAGCCACGGTAATGCAGAACGGCATCAAGTTCGGCATCAAATTCATAAACAACTTCTTCATGAGTCTCGGACCGTTCGTGCTGTTTCTCATCGGCGGTTACTACGCCATCCAGGGACACTTCGACGTGGGCGCCATCGTCGCCTTCCTGTCCGCCTACGAAAAGCTCTACGATCCCTGGAAGGAACTCATGGAGTTCTGGCAGGTCTATCAGGACAGCTCGGTGCGCTATGGCCAGATCATGCGCGCCTTCGACCACACACCGGAGTTCAAACAGTACACCGAAGGGCGCGAACCCTACGTGCTCGACAACGATGTGGAGATTCGCAACCTCTCCTTCGTGATCGGCGGAAACATCCGGCTGCTGGACAACGTCTCCCTGAAGGTCAAGGGCGGCGAACATGTGGCTCTCGTGGGCTTCTCCGGCTCCGGCAAATCCACCCTGGCCCTGTGCGTGGCCCAGTTGTACAAATACACGAGCGGCAGCATCATGGTGGGCGGTCGCGAGGTCTCCGAACTGACCAAGCAGGATATTTCCTACAACCTCGGCATGGTGGCCCAGCATCCGTTCATATTCGACGGCTCGGTCAAGGAGAACCTGCTCTATTCATGCAGGTCGCTGGCCATGCAGGGTGGCTCCTGCCCCGGAGGCGAGCCGGGTCTGGACGACCTGATCAAGATATCCCAGCAGGTGGGGCTGTTCACGGACGTACTGGCTTTTGCCCTTCGATCCAGGCTTGACGAGGAGAATCCGAATGAAGCGCTCATGGATGCCATCCTCGCTTCAAGGCAGGAGTTCCAGGAGGGGCAGGACGGCATGTATGCGGACGTGGCCGAGCACATCGAATTCTTCGACATGGACACCTACAGCCAATACATGACCGTGGCCGAGAACATCGCTTTCGGCGCGGCCAACACCGAACAGTTCGACCAGGAACACCTCCATGCGCACCCCCGGTTCATGGAATTCCTCGAAGGCCACGGCCTCCAGGCGCATCTGGTGGTTTTGGGAGAGACCCTGGCTCGGGTGGTCACGGACGAAATGGGTCCGGAGCCAGTTCACGAAATGTTCGTGAACTGTCCCATTCCCGAGGCTGAATACGGCGAATACCAGAAAGTCGCCAACCGACTGGATTCCGGCGAACCGCTGTCGGAGCATGAAAAGGGCCTCATTCTCAAGCTCGCCATGGCCTACATTCCCGGCGTCCACAAACAGGTCGACCTGGACAAGGGTTTTGCCAATCGCGTGGTCCGTTCGCGCCAGGACTTCATGGACGCCGTTGCCGCCGAGTATCCCGACGCTTTCACCTTTTTCACCCACGACAAGTACATCAACTCACTGAATATTCAGGACAACATCCTGTTCGGTCGTGTTCGGACAGAGGCGCAGGGCGCCCAGGACGAGATCAACCACCGCATCATGCAGGCGTTGATCATGCAGGGAGCCCTGGAACCCGTGGCCGAAATGGGCCTGAACTTCCAGGTCGGTTCCATGGGCGACAGGCTGTCCGGCGGCCAGCGCCAGAAGGTGGCCCTGGCCCGCACCTTCCTCAAGGTCCCGCCAGTGCTCATCCTGGACGAGGCCACCGCCGCCCTGGACAACAAGTCGCAGTCCCGGGTTCAGAATATCCTGACCGACAACTGGAAAGGCAAATCCACGGTCCTGGCGGTCATCCACAGGCTGGACATGCTTCCCTATTACGACAAGGTGGTGGTCCTCAAGGCAGGCCGCATCATGGAGCAGGGCGGCTACCATGAACTGCTGGAGAAAAAGGGTGCGCTCTACACGTTGATCCACGGCAAGGAAGATTAA
- a CDS encoding carboxymuconolactone decarboxylase family protein, producing MPEPAEKATELFRQMNKNRRDVFKAYQGFTAAIKKGSAIEDKYQSLILIACSILTQCDMCISLHVQNAVTHGASRDEIIDAGLLAVAMGGSPKMMYMRYVYEEVDKLYE from the coding sequence ATGCCGGAACCCGCTGAAAAAGCAACTGAACTTTTCCGTCAGATGAACAAGAACCGTCGGGATGTCTTCAAGGCGTACCAGGGGTTCACTGCCGCCATCAAGAAAGGCAGCGCCATTGAGGACAAGTACCAGTCCCTGATCCTCATCGCCTGCTCCATCCTGACCCAGTGCGACATGTGTATCTCGCTGCACGTGCAGAACGCCGTCACCCACGGCGCCTCCAGGGACGAGATCATCGACGCCGGGCTGTTGGCCGTGGCCATGGGCGGCTCGCCCAAGATGATGTACATGCGGTACGTGTACGAGGAAGTGGACAAGCTCTACGAATAG
- a CDS encoding HD domain-containing phosphohydrolase, with protein sequence MSNIPSAGNGNISKTPSLDENLVKVSPYMVIPSRVGGFSLYLKQEGKLVLYAEKGELFTDEHKERLSLLGVKHLYVKGADYRHFMNYLQDNILELLDNESIPVTERARVWNDATVSIAREAFDRSLPSPIDKRQFKRIRAIISNSLKFLAREDALKELSRFIKEGDESYRHGIGVMVLTITTLCSFMKEDSETLVAVGMGAILHDIGKMELPQDLFTKKFDNLSRADKDLVKSHPALGVSLCSSMPLPQEALQCILFHHEREDGLGYPSGSTGAMLPSYVKVLSLCNEYDNLTRGKEGRRMTPFEALTHIKSMRNAYDKEMLRRLISVLAKADLT encoded by the coding sequence ATGAGCAACATTCCATCCGCCGGGAACGGCAATATCAGTAAAACCCCTTCGTTGGACGAAAACCTGGTCAAGGTGTCCCCCTATATGGTCATCCCTTCCAGGGTGGGAGGCTTTTCCCTGTATCTGAAGCAGGAAGGCAAGCTGGTGCTCTATGCGGAAAAGGGCGAGCTGTTCACGGACGAGCACAAGGAGCGGTTGTCCCTGCTCGGCGTGAAGCATCTGTACGTCAAGGGTGCGGACTACCGTCACTTCATGAACTACCTTCAGGACAACATCCTGGAGCTGTTGGACAACGAATCCATCCCCGTGACCGAACGGGCCAGGGTGTGGAACGACGCCACCGTGTCCATTGCCAGGGAAGCCTTTGACCGGTCCCTTCCTTCGCCCATAGACAAACGGCAGTTCAAACGCATCCGGGCGATTATTTCCAATTCGCTGAAATTCCTTGCGAGAGAGGACGCCCTGAAGGAACTGTCCAGGTTTATCAAAGAAGGTGACGAATCCTATCGCCACGGTATCGGAGTCATGGTGCTGACCATCACCACCCTGTGTTCCTTCATGAAGGAGGATTCCGAAACACTGGTGGCTGTGGGCATGGGAGCCATCCTGCACGACATCGGTAAAATGGAGTTGCCGCAGGATCTGTTCACCAAGAAATTCGACAACCTGAGCCGGGCGGACAAAGACCTGGTCAAGTCCCATCCCGCTCTGGGCGTGAGTCTGTGCTCCTCCATGCCCCTGCCCCAGGAAGCGCTGCAATGCATCCTGTTCCATCATGAGCGTGAGGACGGACTGGGCTACCCCTCCGGGTCCACGGGTGCGATGCTGCCTTCCTACGTCAAGGTCTTGAGCCTGTGCAACGAATACGACAACCTGACCCGTGGCAAGGAAGGCCGGAGAATGACCCCGTTCGAGGCCCTGACCCACATCAAGTCCATGCGCAATGCCTATGACAAGGAAATGCTCAGGCGGCTCATATCCGTTCTTGCAAAGGCCGACCTCACGTAA
- the uvrA gene encoding excinuclease ABC subunit UvrA, producing MTKTTDNKVIHIEGARHHNLKNLTLDIPRDQLVVVCGPSGSGKSTLAFDIVYAEGQRRYVESLSAYARQFLPQMDKPDVDKVEGLSPAISLEQQTATRNPRSTVGTVTEVYDFLRVFYARLGKYYCPSCGKPIEAQTTDEIVKAILAMAEGTKFMLLAPLVDHQKGTHKDLFAKLKKEGFVRVRIGGELFSLDEVPELEKHKKHTIELVVDRLVIKDNIKKRLADSVELALERGDERMIVSVVGGDTPGDTFMSTLSTCPACKISMPRLTPQLFSFNSPQGACPNCNGLGFVEYFEPDLIAPNKGLSLNQGGVIPWKSAYRQEQYGPQLKKLGKQHGFTLDTPLEDYSEEAWSALFHGSPETGWPGIVPILEYGQQQSGVWDHWTAQFQQSRPCPTCEGARLKPEALAVRVADKNMFEFTDMSIQRALDWLNDLTFSGHDTLISEPLLKELTHRLGFMVNVGLEYLSLGRNMATLSGGEAQRIRLASQLGSGLVGVTYVLDEPSIGLHPRDNKRLLDTLRSLQARGNTVLVVEHDEPTILHADHVIEIGPSSGWLGGEVVFQGPVDKLLKADTLTGKYLRGDMFIEPPETRRKAKGFITLKNVQTNNLKNLDVDIPLGVMTCVTGVSGSGKSSLVMDSMYKHLLLHRGQKANNPGKIGGINGLDKIEKVISIDQSPIGRTPRSNPATYTKIFDEIRKIFTGSKEARKRGYQPGRFSFNVKGGRCEACKGDGQIRVEMHFLPDVYVTCETCKGKRYNAQTLEVEYRGKNIADVLDMTVRQARDFFANHPALMRKLDVLAQVGLEYVKLGQPATTLSGGEAQRIKISRELGKRSLPGALYILDEPTTGLHMHEVGKLIRVLHALVDKNATVIVIEHNTDVIMASDHVIDLGPGGGEHGGRIVASGTPEEIIENPESVTGQFLVR from the coding sequence ATGACCAAAACCACCGACAACAAAGTCATTCACATAGAAGGCGCCCGGCACCACAATCTCAAGAACCTGACCCTGGATATTCCCCGCGACCAGTTGGTCGTGGTCTGCGGTCCGTCCGGTTCGGGCAAGTCCACGCTCGCGTTCGACATCGTCTACGCCGAAGGCCAGCGCCGGTACGTGGAATCCCTGTCCGCCTACGCGCGTCAGTTCCTGCCGCAGATGGACAAACCGGATGTGGACAAGGTCGAGGGACTTTCCCCGGCCATCTCGCTGGAGCAGCAGACCGCCACCCGCAACCCGCGCTCCACCGTGGGCACGGTGACCGAGGTCTACGATTTCCTGCGCGTGTTCTATGCCCGGCTGGGCAAGTACTACTGCCCGTCCTGCGGCAAGCCCATCGAGGCCCAGACCACGGACGAAATCGTGAAGGCCATCCTGGCCATGGCCGAAGGCACCAAATTCATGCTCCTGGCTCCCCTTGTCGACCACCAAAAGGGCACCCACAAGGATCTGTTCGCCAAGCTCAAGAAAGAGGGTTTCGTGCGCGTACGCATCGGCGGAGAACTTTTCTCCCTGGACGAAGTGCCCGAGCTTGAAAAGCACAAGAAACACACCATCGAACTGGTGGTGGACCGGCTGGTCATCAAGGACAACATCAAGAAGCGGCTGGCCGACTCCGTGGAACTGGCCCTGGAACGCGGCGACGAACGCATGATCGTGTCCGTGGTCGGCGGGGACACGCCCGGCGACACCTTCATGTCCACGCTGTCCACCTGCCCTGCCTGCAAGATATCCATGCCGCGCCTGACGCCGCAGCTCTTTTCCTTCAACTCGCCCCAGGGGGCCTGCCCCAACTGCAACGGCCTGGGCTTCGTGGAATATTTCGAGCCGGACCTGATCGCGCCCAACAAGGGCCTTTCCCTGAATCAGGGCGGTGTCATCCCGTGGAAGTCCGCCTACCGCCAGGAACAGTACGGCCCGCAACTGAAGAAACTCGGCAAGCAACACGGCTTCACCCTGGATACGCCGCTCGAAGACTATTCCGAGGAGGCGTGGAGCGCACTCTTTCACGGCAGCCCGGAAACGGGCTGGCCCGGCATCGTGCCCATCCTCGAATACGGCCAGCAGCAGTCCGGGGTCTGGGACCACTGGACCGCCCAGTTCCAGCAATCACGCCCTTGCCCGACCTGCGAAGGGGCGCGGCTCAAGCCCGAGGCCCTGGCCGTGCGCGTGGCCGACAAGAACATGTTCGAATTCACGGACATGTCCATCCAACGCGCCCTGGACTGGTTGAATGACCTGACCTTCTCCGGCCACGACACCCTCATTTCCGAACCGCTCCTCAAGGAGCTGACCCACCGCCTCGGCTTCATGGTCAACGTGGGCTTGGAATACCTCTCCCTGGGCCGGAACATGGCCACCCTGTCCGGCGGCGAGGCCCAGCGCATCCGGCTCGCCTCCCAACTCGGCTCCGGCCTGGTGGGCGTGACCTACGTGCTGGACGAGCCGTCCATCGGCCTGCACCCGCGCGACAACAAGCGGTTGCTCGATACCCTGCGGTCCCTTCAGGCGCGCGGCAATACCGTGCTCGTGGTCGAACACGACGAACCGACCATCCTCCATGCCGATCACGTCATCGAGATCGGTCCCAGTTCCGGCTGGCTCGGCGGCGAAGTGGTTTTTCAGGGGCCGGTGGACAAGCTGCTCAAGGCAGACACCCTGACCGGCAAATACCTGCGCGGGGACATGTTCATCGAGCCGCCCGAGACCCGGCGCAAGGCCAAGGGGTTCATCACGCTCAAGAACGTCCAGACCAACAACCTCAAGAACCTGGACGTGGACATCCCGCTCGGGGTCATGACCTGCGTGACCGGGGTGTCCGGCTCGGGCAAGTCTTCGCTGGTCATGGATTCCATGTACAAGCATCTGCTCCTGCATCGCGGACAGAAAGCGAACAACCCCGGCAAGATCGGCGGCATCAACGGGCTGGACAAGATCGAAAAGGTCATTTCCATCGACCAGTCGCCCATTGGCCGAACCCCGCGCTCCAACCCGGCCACCTACACCAAGATATTCGATGAAATCCGCAAGATATTCACCGGGTCCAAGGAGGCCCGGAAGCGCGGCTACCAGCCGGGGCGGTTCTCCTTCAACGTCAAGGGCGGACGCTGTGAAGCGTGCAAGGGTGACGGCCAGATTCGCGTGGAGATGCACTTCCTGCCCGACGTCTACGTCACCTGCGAGACCTGCAAGGGCAAACGCTACAACGCCCAGACCCTGGAAGTAGAATACCGGGGCAAGAACATCGCCGATGTGCTGGACATGACCGTGCGCCAGGCGCGAGATTTTTTCGCCAACCATCCGGCGCTCATGCGCAAGCTCGACGTGCTCGCCCAGGTCGGCCTCGAATACGTGAAGCTCGGCCAGCCTGCCACCACGTTGTCCGGCGGCGAGGCCCAGCGCATCAAGATATCCCGCGAACTCGGCAAACGCAGCCTGCCCGGAGCGCTCTACATCCTGGACGAGCCTACCACCGGCCTGCACATGCACGAGGTCGGCAAACTCATCCGCGTACTCCACGCCCTGGTGGACAAGAACGCCACGGTCATCGTCATCGAACACAACACCGACGTCATCATGGCCTCGGATCACGTCATCGACCTCGGTCCCGGCGGCGGCGAACACGGCGGCCGGATCGTGGCCTCGGGCACGCCTGAAGAGATCATCGAGAACCCCGAGAGCGTGACCGGACAGTTTCTTGTCAGGTGA
- a CDS encoding lytic transglycosylase domain-containing protein, protein MPRRLPLIPFAAGLFLFCWAFLFPAGVSAQQPAMLSPMQIAAFPSLESAIRIKGPLDFCGEFVPLHLPEVRERLEKELLLMLWDRAQVILWLKRTGRYFPHIETVLKGANMPDDLKFIAVIESALKPEAGSNRGACGVWQFISSTGRNYDLVVDSYFDERRNFFFSTRAASQYLRDLHGQFDSWTLACAAYNMGEQGLERQIKKQEVKDYYHLHLPDETERYILRAIAAKLILTDPARYGFDLRPEDYYTPAKFDRIKLKAKFPTPLTIVAKAANTYYKNIRDLNPQLLSDIIPMGQHVIFLPEGAAEDFSDRYQPLMAKYRETLQPDSYVVKRGDSLTIIAHRHNMSLYQLCKLNGLSQKSTIRPGQTLRVSQ, encoded by the coding sequence TTGCCCAGACGGCTTCCACTCATCCCGTTCGCAGCGGGCCTCTTCCTGTTCTGTTGGGCGTTTCTGTTTCCTGCCGGGGTCAGTGCCCAGCAGCCGGCCATGCTTTCCCCAATGCAGATTGCAGCCTTTCCCTCCCTGGAATCGGCCATCCGCATCAAGGGTCCGCTTGATTTTTGCGGCGAATTCGTGCCGCTGCATCTGCCAGAGGTGCGGGAGCGGCTGGAAAAGGAACTCCTGCTCATGCTCTGGGACCGGGCCCAGGTCATCCTCTGGCTCAAGCGAACGGGCCGCTATTTCCCGCATATCGAGACCGTGCTCAAAGGCGCGAACATGCCCGACGATCTCAAGTTCATCGCCGTCATCGAGTCCGCGCTCAAACCCGAGGCCGGTTCCAACCGGGGTGCGTGCGGTGTTTGGCAGTTCATCAGTTCCACGGGGCGCAATTACGATCTGGTGGTGGACAGCTATTTCGACGAGCGCCGGAATTTCTTTTTTTCCACCAGGGCCGCCTCTCAATATCTGAGAGACCTGCACGGCCAGTTCGACTCCTGGACCCTGGCCTGCGCCGCCTACAACATGGGCGAACAGGGGCTTGAGCGGCAGATCAAGAAGCAGGAGGTCAAGGACTACTATCACCTTCACCTGCCGGATGAGACCGAGCGTTACATCCTGCGTGCCATTGCGGCCAAGCTCATCCTGACCGATCCCGCACGGTACGGCTTTGATCTCCGCCCCGAGGATTATTACACTCCGGCCAAGTTCGACCGCATCAAGCTCAAGGCCAAGTTCCCGACGCCGTTGACCATCGTGGCCAAGGCCGCCAACACCTATTACAAGAATATCCGGGATCTGAACCCGCAGCTCTTGAGCGACATCATCCCCATGGGCCAGCATGTCATCTTCCTGCCCGAGGGGGCGGCCGAGGATTTTTCCGACCGCTACCAGCCGCTCATGGCCAAGTACCGCGAGACCCTCCAGCCAGATTCCTATGTGGTCAAACGCGGCGACTCCCTGACGATCATCGCTCACAGGCACAACATGTCGCTGTACCAGCTGTGCAAGCTCAACGGCCTGAGCCAGAAATCCACCATTCGTCCCGGCCAGACGCTGCGCGTCAGCCAGTAA
- a CDS encoding PhoH family protein has product MAQKHFVLDTNVLIENPKCITALRNGVENQIYIPYTVLHELDGLKKDPRIGHIVSQAVRAILEDEDVNIFPPDFAQTLTDDVLDDRILKEIMHVGPEEATLITNDRILQIKAKCYGIPSEQYLDSDPFRSESQRYTGFVEEGEDIVRNCFRWENGTPIFHGPDGPKEIGYTHEIWGVKPRSVYQNLALELMLSDGIDLVSIQSEAGYGKTFLSLAAALYLMLERKDNPYRKIYLVKPVVEIGAKMGYLPGDIEEKMLPYIKYVQDLLIKLHDIRPANRIFADANNDSFKFNPKKFEVQPVAFLRGMNIENAVVIVDEMQNLSRGETRALLTRMGEGVKCICLGDTRQVDNPYLNESNNGLNWTVRKLKGYKNYAHMVLKGDRSRGPITDIVLKSKL; this is encoded by the coding sequence ATGGCCCAGAAGCATTTCGTCCTCGACACCAACGTCCTTATTGAAAATCCCAAATGCATCACCGCCCTGCGCAATGGGGTGGAAAACCAGATATACATCCCGTATACCGTCCTGCACGAGCTGGACGGACTGAAGAAAGACCCGCGTATCGGCCACATCGTCTCACAGGCGGTGCGGGCCATTCTCGAAGACGAAGACGTCAACATCTTCCCCCCGGATTTTGCACAGACCCTCACGGACGACGTGTTGGACGACCGCATTCTCAAGGAAATCATGCATGTGGGGCCGGAAGAAGCCACGCTCATCACCAATGACCGCATTCTCCAGATCAAGGCCAAGTGCTACGGTATCCCTTCCGAGCAGTATCTCGATTCCGACCCGTTCCGGTCCGAATCCCAGCGTTATACCGGCTTTGTGGAGGAGGGCGAGGACATTGTTCGCAACTGCTTTCGCTGGGAGAACGGCACCCCGATCTTCCATGGGCCTGATGGTCCCAAGGAGATCGGGTACACCCATGAGATATGGGGCGTGAAGCCGCGCAGCGTCTATCAGAATCTCGCTTTGGAGCTGATGCTCAGCGACGGCATCGATCTGGTTTCCATCCAGTCTGAAGCGGGCTACGGCAAGACCTTCCTTTCCCTGGCCGCCGCCCTCTACCTGATGCTGGAGCGCAAGGACAATCCCTACCGCAAGATCTATCTGGTCAAGCCGGTGGTGGAGATCGGCGCCAAGATGGGTTATCTGCCCGGCGACATCGAAGAAAAAATGCTGCCATACATCAAGTATGTGCAGGATTTGCTCATCAAGCTGCACGACATCCGGCCCGCCAACCGTATTTTTGCGGACGCAAACAATGACTCGTTCAAGTTCAACCCCAAGAAGTTCGAAGTTCAGCCCGTGGCTTTCCTGCGCGGCATGAACATCGAAAACGCGGTGGTCATCGTGGACGAGATGCAGAACCTGTCGCGCGGCGAGACCCGCGCCCTGCTCACCCGCATGGGTGAAGGCGTGAAGTGTATCTGCCTGGGCGACACCCGGCAGGTGGACAATCCGTACCTCAACGAGTCCAACAACGGTCTTAACTGGACAGTGCGCAAGCTCAAGGGGTATAAGAACTATGCGCATATGGTTCTCAAGGGCGACCGCTCGCGCGGCCCGATCACGGACATTGTGCTGAAATCCAAACTGTAA
- a CDS encoding tautomerase family protein — protein MPDKDTDHKEKIMPLTTLTMQPGRTGEQKQRILDGVHAALVHAFGIPENDRYQFINEIPRENWDVSRSPNDILVEIKAFSGRSVEAKRELYRAVVRNLEACGVTPQEVFIIVNDLPMENWGIRGGQAACDIDFGFRIDV, from the coding sequence ATGCCGGATAAGGATACCGACCATAAGGAGAAGATCATGCCCCTGACCACCCTGACCATGCAGCCGGGCCGCACCGGTGAGCAGAAGCAACGGATTCTGGACGGTGTCCACGCCGCCCTTGTCCACGCCTTCGGCATTCCCGAGAACGACCGCTACCAGTTCATCAACGAGATTCCCCGCGAGAACTGGGATGTCTCCCGCAGTCCCAATGATATCCTTGTCGAGATCAAGGCCTTTTCCGGTCGAAGCGTGGAGGCCAAGCGGGAACTCTACCGGGCCGTTGTGCGCAATTTGGAGGCGTGCGGCGTGACACCGCAAGAAGTGTTCATCATCGTCAACGACCTGCCCATGGAAAACTGGGGCATCCGGGGCGGACAGGCCGCCTGCGACATCGATTTCGGGTTCAGGATAGACGTGTAG